A section of the Acropora muricata isolate sample 2 chromosome 4, ASM3666990v1, whole genome shotgun sequence genome encodes:
- the LOC136913384 gene encoding RNA/RNP complex-1-interacting phosphatase-like: MFRSLVIHSIFQPPVTVLQLVALLERGVACLFRRMTTDPAFDKRIPDKWRDYNACGVPIKGERIIAFKTPLSNKFDNESDQDNGIKSFERFTPMDLQIHLKEEKWKLGLVVDLTNTFRYYNPREFSDYGVKYKKMKCVGREIPNEDLVRRFKTEVTHFLAHSKDSLVGVHCTHGLNRTGYIVCRYLIECRGYTPEKAISAFNEARGYPVERENYLQDLKTRTPKFEDPSLTQKEEREKNVSSRSRSRFIHTKANSWQASCNEDFEAVDHGQSRYHRHRTESSYFSARHPPRRDRKGQTGNNTNNNNNYYFHDSNGGRDSYLWKHSNNNLSHKNSVDRHYHDDRHYHDDRHYHDDRHYHDDRHYRNRDNKNNNNHYVHDRSNFSNNRRHYHEDYRPPQGKNREDRVFRNKLSRHRHAPYS, encoded by the exons ATGTTTCGTTCTCTGGTTATACACTCCATATTTCAACCGCCTGTAACAGTTTTACAGCTTGTGGCTTTACTAGAACGAGGTGTGGCTTGTCTTTTTCGAAGAATGACGACAGATCCAGCTTTTGACAAACGAATACCTGATAA GTGGAGAGATTACAATGCATGTGGAGTTCCTATCAAGGGTGAAAGGATAATTGCTTTTAAAACTCCTCTGTCAAAT AAATTTGACAATGAAAGTGATCAGGATAATGGAATAAAGTCATTTGAAAG ATTCACACCAATGGACCTTCAAATTCATCTTAAGGAAGAGAAATGGAAGCTTGGACTGGTTGTTGACTTAACCAATACCTTCAGATATTACAATCCCAGG GAATTTTCAGACTATGGAGTGAAgtacaaaaaaatgaaatgtgtAGGAAGAGAAATACCAAATGAGGATTTAGTCAGAAG GTTCAAGACTGAAGTCACTCATTTTTTGGCACATTCCAAAG ATTCTCTTGTTGGAGTACATTGCACACATGGGCTTAACAGAACTGGATATATTGTTTGTAG GTATCTTATTGAGTGCAGAGGATACACACCTGAAAAAGCTATTTCTG CTTTTAATGAAGCCAGAGGATATCCAGTTGAACGTGAAAACTACTTGCAAGACCTGAAGACAAGGACTCCAAAATT TGAGGACCCTTCTTTGACTCAGAAGGAAGAGAGGGAAAAAAATGTGTCTTCTCGCAGCAGATCAAGATTTATCCATACCAAAGCCAATTCTTGGCAAGCCTCTTGCAATGAAGATTTTGAAGCAGTCGACCATGGCCAATCCAGATACCACAGACATCGAACAGAGTCTTCTTACTTTTCCGCACGTCACCCACCAAGGCGAGATAGAAAAGGACAGACAGGGaacaacactaataataataataattattattttcatgatTCAAATGGTGGTCGTGACAGTTATCTGTGGAAgcacagcaataataatttatcacaCAAGAACAGTGTTGATCGGCATTATCATGATGATCGCCATTATCATGATGATCGGCATTATCATGATGATCGGCATTATCATGATGATCGGCATTATCGCAATAgggataataaaaataataataatcactacGTACATGATAGATCTAACTTTAGTAATAATAGAAGGCATTATCATGAAGATTATCGGCCACCACAAGGGAAAAACAGAGAAGATCGAGTTTTCAGAAATAAACTCTCCAGGCACCGTCATGCACCATACTCTTAA
- the LOC136913386 gene encoding reactive oxygen species modulator 1-like: MMQRAPQPSCFDRVKVGFMMGFAIGMSSAALFGTYSAFKYGLRGRELVSSIGKIMLQGGGTFGVFMSVGTAIRC, encoded by the exons ATGATGCAACGAGCACCTCAGCCAAGCTGTTTTGATCGTGTGAAAGTAGGATTTATGATGGGATTTGCGATAGGAATGAGTTCTGCCGCACTCTTTGGAACATATTCAGCATTCAA GTATGGACTCAGAGGAAGAGAATTAGTTAGCAGTATTGGTAAAATCATGCTTCAAGGAGGTGGAACATTTGGAGTATTTATGTCTGTCGGCACTGCTATCAGATGTTAA
- the LOC136913385 gene encoding transmembrane protein 180-like — MFHKSFAVRIAYGSMSLYIAILHNVFLLYYVDIFVSVYKIDRNSFWLGETIFLVWNSLNDPLFGWLSDHRALGKNQSGLSQSEIIKKRFRALMKYGPLFTLSFLSIWFHWMHPSIQFVLCLCLYDGFLTMIDLNHLALLADLALSSKDRTNLNWYCSVFSGCGSLSVFLSHHFWDRDHMGSFHVFCTLLSAFSLVGFFVSSFLLKQHFSTSKVKVDIPQEKERIEIQSTVPSADQALELKMFLKQLLTHSNFMWFAAMNLVQVFHCHFNSNFFPLFLDKLLGDSISPQTGSLLLGVSFVAPHINNLYFLALCRRFGVYSVIKWLFYVKLGLSMIMLACGPNWSILLCFYIASNRVFTEGTCKLLNLIISDLVDEDFVLHNRKQAISALIFGTAALFSKPGQTIAPLLGTWLLAEQTGYSLFYTDDLWSSSTEKRASFHDSTSDTLRWGCFYVLVFVPIVCACLQIFVWTRFKLHGGRLRWVKQMREGRWLLSSEV, encoded by the exons ATGTTTCATAAATCTTTCGCAGTCCGGATCGCTTATGGCTCCATGTCGCTCTATATAGCAATTCTTCATAATGTTTTCCTCTTGTACTACGTGGACATCTTTGTTTCTGTCTACAAAATTGATCGCAATTCTTTCTGGCTGGGCGAG ACAATTTTTTTAGTGTGGAATTCATTAAACGATCCTCTATTTGGCTGGTTAAGTGACCACAGAGCTCTGGGGAAAAACCA GTCTGGCCTAAGTCAATCAGAAATTATTAAAAAGCGTTTCAG GGCTTTGATGAAATATGGGCCTCTCTTTACACTTTCATTCCTGAGCATCTGGTTTCATTGGATGCATCCATCTATCCAGTTTGTCTTATGCTTGTGTTTGTATGATGGCTTCCTGACAATGATTGACTTAAACCATCTTGCCCTTCTGGCTGACCTGGCATTGTCCTCCAAGGACAGGACAAATCTTAATTGGTATTGTTCAGTCTTCAGTGGGTGTGGCTCTCTCTCAGTGTTCCTGTCACATCATTTTTGGGATAGAGACCACATGGGATCATTTCATGTGTTTTGCACATTGCTTTCTGCATTTTCCCTCGTTGGATTTTTCGTCAGTTCCTTTCTGCTAAAGCAACATTTTAGTACCTCGAAAGTGAAAGTTGACATTCCACAAGAGAAGGAAAG GATAGAAATACAATCCACAGTTCCATCAGCAGATCAGGCCCTAGAGCTCAAGATGTTTCTCAAGCAACTCCTGACTCACTCAAACTTCATGTGGTTTGCAGCAATGAATTTAGTACAG GTTTTTCACTGTCATTTCAACAGCAATTTTTTCCCTCTGTTTTTGGACAAGTTGCTGGGAGATTCAATTTCTCCTCAGACAGGCTCCTTGTTGTTGGGTGTATCCTTTGTCGCACCTCACATCAACAATCTCTACTTTTTGGCTTTGTGTCGTCGATTTGGAGTTTACTCAGTGATTAAGTGGCTGTTTTATGTTAAGCTTGGTCTGAGCATGATCATGCTGGCGTGCGGTCCCAACTGGTCcatcttgctttgtttttatattGCAAG tAATCGCGTATTCACGGAAGGAACATGTAAATTACTCAATCTTATAATCAGCGATCTTGTGGATGAAGATTTCGTTCTTCATAATCGTAAACAAGCCATTTCTGCGTTGATTTTTGGAACAGCTGCCCTTTTCTCCAAGCCTGGACAAACGATAGCTCCTCTTCTTGGAACATGGCTGTTAGCGGAGCAAACTGGCTACTCATTATTTTACACTGACGATCTATGGTCATCATCAACTGAGAAAAGAGCCAGTTTCCACGATAGCACAAGCGATACTTTGCGCTGGGGCTGTTTCTACGTCCTTGTTTTCGTACCAATTGTATGCGCATGCCTGCAAATTTTTGTTTGGACGCGCTTTAAGCTTCACGGTGGGAGACTTCGATGGGTAAAGCAAATGCGAGAGGGCCGATGGTTGTTGTCATCGGAAGTGTAA